A stretch of the Corylus avellana chromosome ca6, CavTom2PMs-1.0 genome encodes the following:
- the LOC132185922 gene encoding wall-associated receptor kinase 5-like, with amino-acid sequence MPIIHRDVKTTNIPLDDNLTAKVADFGASRQFSLDQTRVSTLVQGTFGYLDPKYFHTGQLIEKSDVYRFGVVLAKVLTGKKVVFSNGTGSDRNLSISFVYTVKENCILQILDNHIINEGNIEELKEVANLVKRCLSVRGEDRPSMKEVAMELEGLRIV; translated from the coding sequence ATGCCAATTATTCATAGAGATGTAAAAACTACAAATATACCTTTAGATGATAATCTCACCGCAAAAGTGGCTGACTTTGGAGCTTCAAGGCAATTTTCTCTTGATCAAACAAGAGTAAGCACTTTGGTGCAGGGAACTTTCGGGTACTTGGACCCAAAGTATTTTCATACTGGCCAACTAATAGAGAAAAGTGATGTTTACAGATTTGGTGTTGTTTTGGCAAAAGTATTGACGGGTAAGAAGGTAGTTTTTTCTAATGGGACGGGAAGTGATAGAAATCTTTCTATATCATTTGTTTATACGGTGAAAGAGAATTGTATACTGCAAATTCTTGACAATCACATTATAAATGAGGGTAATATTGAGGAATTGAAGGAAGTGGCTAATCTAGTAAAAAGGTGCTTAAGTGTAAGAGGGGAGGATAGGCCCTCTATGAAGGAAGTGGCAATGGAGTTGGAGGGTTTGAGAATTGTGTAA